Proteins encoded in a region of the Paenibacillus sp. E222 genome:
- a CDS encoding U32 family peptidase, producing the protein METVAVQRKFSGKRNRLDKPELLAPAGNLEKLKFAIHYGADAVYIGGQAYGLRSNADNFSFEEMREGVEFAKKYGAKVFVATNIYAHNEDIEGIQAYLQNLYDAGIAAIIVADPAIIEVAQRAVPGLEVHLSTQQSTLNWQAVKFWKDEGLPRVVLGRETSFEEIEEIKANVDIEIEAFIHGAMCSSYSGRCVLSNHFTDRDSNRGGCCQSCRWKYDLFEDAREDTVWVSEEEMQMQAPAPFKLGENQLPLFQEQDNSFSMGSKDLCMIGHIPELIDVGVDSFKIEGRMKSIHYVATVVNVYRQAIDSYMADPENYVLKPEWVEEMNKAANRPLNTGFFYDTPDHEDHIYEPEEKAVPFDFAGLVMDYDATTGMATIQQRNHFKPGQEIEFFGPGGHFFKQVVGELQDEDGNVIDAARHPLQRVKMKVNQPVSYFDMMRKKK; encoded by the coding sequence ATGGAAACAGTGGCGGTACAGCGGAAGTTCTCGGGTAAACGTAACCGTCTGGACAAACCGGAGCTACTTGCTCCGGCGGGCAATCTGGAAAAGCTTAAATTTGCTATCCATTATGGTGCAGATGCTGTGTATATCGGTGGACAGGCATACGGATTGCGTTCCAACGCGGATAACTTTAGCTTTGAGGAAATGCGTGAAGGTGTGGAATTTGCCAAAAAATATGGAGCCAAGGTTTTCGTGGCAACCAATATTTATGCGCATAATGAGGATATCGAAGGCATTCAAGCATATTTGCAAAACTTGTATGATGCAGGAATTGCAGCGATTATCGTAGCAGATCCCGCAATTATTGAAGTGGCTCAGCGTGCCGTACCGGGGCTGGAAGTGCATTTGAGCACACAACAATCCACTCTGAACTGGCAAGCTGTGAAGTTCTGGAAGGATGAAGGGCTCCCACGCGTCGTTCTCGGACGTGAGACCAGCTTTGAAGAAATTGAAGAAATCAAGGCCAATGTGGATATCGAGATCGAAGCTTTTATTCATGGAGCGATGTGCTCGTCATATTCCGGACGTTGTGTGTTGTCCAACCATTTTACGGATCGGGACTCCAACCGGGGTGGCTGCTGCCAATCCTGCCGCTGGAAGTATGATCTGTTTGAAGATGCCCGCGAAGATACCGTGTGGGTCAGCGAAGAAGAAATGCAAATGCAGGCACCTGCACCATTCAAATTGGGAGAGAACCAGCTGCCCCTATTCCAGGAGCAGGACAATTCTTTTTCCATGGGTTCGAAGGATCTGTGCATGATTGGGCATATTCCTGAGCTGATTGATGTCGGTGTGGATAGTTTCAAAATCGAGGGACGCATGAAGTCCATTCACTATGTGGCTACCGTGGTTAACGTATATCGTCAAGCCATCGATTCTTATATGGCTGACCCGGAGAACTATGTATTGAAGCCTGAGTGGGTAGAGGAAATGAACAAGGCAGCGAATCGTCCACTGAATACCGGATTTTTCTATGATACACCGGATCATGAGGATCACATCTATGAACCGGAAGAAAAAGCGGTACCTTTCGACTTTGCCGGATTGGTTATGGACTATGATGCGACTACAGGAATGGCGACCATTCAACAGCGCAATCATTTCAAGCCAGGACAGGAAATCGAATTTTTCGGTCCGGGCGGCCACTTTTTCAAACAGGTAGTTGGGGAATTGCAGGATGAAGACGGCAACGTGATCGATGCAGCCCGTCACCCGTTACAGCGTGTAAAAATGAAGGTGAATCAACCTGTTTCCTACTTTGATATGATGAGAAAAAAGAAATAG
- a CDS encoding DUF1292 domain-containing protein yields MAEDQLGMEEESEIIYIADDEGNEEEFEVIMKFEVDGSEAKYMMVAPVEPEDGETDVYAFRYEEEGDDIKLFVIQDDAEWDIVEETFNTFLAEDEEEAN; encoded by the coding sequence ATGGCTGAAGATCAACTGGGTATGGAAGAAGAATCGGAGATTATTTACATTGCGGATGACGAGGGTAATGAAGAGGAATTCGAAGTCATCATGAAATTCGAAGTGGACGGTTCGGAGGCCAAGTACATGATGGTTGCTCCGGTTGAACCCGAAGATGGAGAGACGGATGTCTATGCATTCCGTTATGAAGAAGAGGGCGACGATATTAAACTTTTCGTCATCCAAGATGATGCCGAATGGGATATCGTCGAGGAGACGTTTAATACATTTCTTGCAGAAGATGAAGAGGAAGCGAACTAA
- a CDS encoding methyl-accepting chemotaxis protein, translating to MGLVQKKQNDSGEELTKPEKVKPEKVQKVKKEKGVKSKTGDTPGQKPFKLDGSKLKSGWNKTKTQLKKQDWKNIGGTTFTQIKKANPVKSVGVKLFLIFFAGIMIFVVSLGLLSYAKAKDTIEKNASRSNQETIEQTKQKMDIILERFVDTSTQIFFDPEMQSLLQKMSDKNLSAYDTFVNSSSINKQLSNIAFTNKSMEAIYLVPTDETKSIMGTGSNSSAMGDIRKEGWYDELVQAGGYRWLPTEAKEDGSTPTFRIARSMKNLQGTTQSYVLIIELKLEVLEQQLKSLDLGEGSVLQLIAPDNKVVASTIADRTGKDTDLTFVKELKEKSGSTNTEYTVDGNSTNMLASYSTMDSSDWKLIGMVPTSILVKDAKGILTLTLWMALVDAAIAILIGIWMVRMIARPMGKLKDLMQEGAKGNLKVRTPYSSQDEIGQLSAAFNLMMEQITKLVEQTNRSAQEVLDTASELSSASKKTAVSASEIAVATEEIAGGASSLATEAERGNELTDNISRQMESVVAANEQMGDSARHVEKSSQTGTQHLNQLMTKTQKTEEMIGALVNKVDSLKDSTSSVLKVLDVMQNITKQTNILSLNATIEAARAGTAGRGFMVVANEVRQLAEQSRQSIDMVGDITDKIMTEMNETVDQLSAAYPLFKEQMDAVKDTNVIFASVQQQMGAFVESLSMVTGSIGDLNQSQGTLSEAMSNVSAVAEQSSATSQEVASLSSEQQNISNQLVNLSAKLENVSTELKDTLSRFTV from the coding sequence ATGGGATTGGTTCAAAAGAAGCAGAATGACAGTGGGGAAGAATTGACAAAACCCGAGAAGGTTAAGCCCGAGAAGGTTCAGAAAGTGAAGAAAGAAAAAGGTGTTAAGAGTAAGACAGGGGATACTCCAGGCCAAAAGCCCTTTAAATTGGACGGGAGTAAGCTGAAGTCGGGATGGAACAAAACGAAAACCCAATTGAAAAAGCAGGACTGGAAAAATATTGGGGGAACAACGTTTACACAGATTAAGAAGGCTAATCCCGTTAAATCGGTAGGCGTTAAGCTGTTTTTGATCTTTTTTGCGGGCATCATGATCTTTGTCGTTAGTTTGGGTCTATTATCCTATGCGAAAGCCAAGGATACGATTGAGAAGAATGCATCCCGATCAAATCAGGAAACGATTGAACAAACCAAGCAAAAAATGGACATTATTCTGGAGCGGTTTGTAGATACATCCACTCAAATTTTCTTCGATCCGGAAATGCAGTCCTTGCTTCAGAAAATGTCTGATAAGAATTTGTCGGCATATGATACGTTTGTGAATTCAAGCTCCATCAACAAACAATTGTCGAATATTGCTTTTACGAATAAATCTATGGAAGCGATTTATCTTGTGCCGACAGACGAAACAAAATCGATAATGGGTACAGGAAGCAACAGCTCTGCCATGGGCGACATCCGTAAAGAAGGTTGGTATGATGAATTGGTTCAGGCGGGTGGATATCGCTGGCTGCCAACAGAAGCCAAAGAGGATGGCAGCACACCCACGTTCCGCATTGCCCGTTCGATGAAAAACCTGCAAGGGACTACCCAGTCCTATGTGTTAATCATTGAATTGAAATTGGAGGTTCTGGAGCAGCAATTGAAATCTCTTGACTTGGGTGAAGGCTCAGTTCTTCAACTCATTGCTCCGGACAACAAGGTTGTAGCTTCAACGATTGCTGATCGTACAGGGAAAGATACGGATTTGACTTTTGTTAAAGAGTTGAAAGAAAAATCCGGCAGCACGAATACGGAGTATACGGTGGATGGAAATTCAACCAATATGCTGGCTTCATATAGCACCATGGATTCATCCGATTGGAAACTGATCGGGATGGTTCCAACATCTATTCTGGTGAAAGATGCTAAGGGTATTCTGACGTTGACCCTGTGGATGGCATTGGTTGATGCGGCTATTGCGATTCTGATCGGTATTTGGATGGTTCGCATGATTGCCCGTCCAATGGGTAAATTGAAAGATCTGATGCAAGAAGGGGCAAAAGGGAACCTCAAGGTGCGTACACCTTATAGCTCCCAGGATGAAATTGGTCAATTATCGGCTGCATTCAATCTGATGATGGAGCAAATTACGAAACTCGTGGAGCAAACCAACCGTTCTGCACAGGAAGTATTGGATACGGCTTCTGAGCTGAGCAGTGCGTCCAAGAAAACAGCAGTCTCTGCTTCCGAGATTGCCGTAGCCACTGAAGAAATTGCAGGTGGAGCAAGTAGTCTGGCAACAGAAGCAGAGCGTGGAAATGAATTGACCGACAATATCTCCCGTCAGATGGAGAGTGTGGTTGCCGCGAATGAACAAATGGGTGATTCAGCCCGTCATGTAGAGAAATCTAGTCAGACAGGTACACAGCATCTGAATCAGTTGATGACCAAAACGCAGAAGACAGAAGAAATGATCGGTGCGTTGGTAAACAAGGTGGATTCCTTGAAAGACAGTACGTCCTCTGTTCTGAAGGTGCTTGACGTCATGCAAAATATTACCAAGCAAACGAACATTCTTTCCTTGAATGCAACCATTGAAGCCGCTCGTGCCGGTACAGCTGGACGTGGATTCATGGTGGTCGCGAATGAGGTTCGCCAGTTGGCTGAACAATCCAGACAGTCCATTGATATGGTCGGCGACATTACCGACAAGATTATGACCGAAATGAATGAGACAGTGGATCAATTGTCTGCAGCGTATCCGTTATTCAAGGAACAGATGGATGCCGTAAAAGATACTAATGTAATATTTGCTTCAGTGCAGCAACAAATGGGTGCGTTTGTTGAGAGTCTGAGCATGGTCACTGGCTCAATCGGAGATTTGAATCAATCTCAAGGAACGTTGTCCGAAGCGATGAGTAATGTCAGCGCAGTAGCTGAACAATCATCTGCAACATCCCAGGAAGTTGCCTCCTTGAGCAGTGAACAACAAAATATCAGCAACCAACTGGTGAATTTGTCAGCAAAACTGGAGAATGTATCAACAGAATTGAAAGATACATTGTCTCGCTTTACAGTCTAA
- the mltG gene encoding endolytic transglycosylase MltG, protein MKGKAILIFLLIIVVVAGGAGVYVWNMMRPVQASTEPIVFEIKSGSGTSKIADQLEQEGLIRSGLAFKGYLKWKKQGSNFMAGTYSLNPGVSYDEIITKLSNGEVVPESMVKFTIPEGYTVLQMADKLSAEGIVDREEFIKLANDPSAFDIDIIKDIPVDEELRYVLEGYLFPETYELKEGSSTQEVMQRMLEEFQTKVDSIPDLASKLKERNLSLHEVLTIASLVEREVVVDQERALVAGVVYNRIKQNMKLEIDATVQYLLDKPKARLLFKDLKVQSPYNTYLNKGLPPGPIASPSLASIEAALEPEASDYLFYVTKKDGTFGHLFAKTYKEHQQNIAKSKAAQ, encoded by the coding sequence TTGAAAGGAAAAGCGATACTAATCTTTCTGCTTATCATCGTGGTGGTTGCCGGAGGCGCAGGCGTATATGTCTGGAACATGATGCGTCCGGTACAAGCATCCACAGAACCGATCGTTTTCGAGATCAAGAGCGGGTCAGGGACTTCCAAAATTGCGGACCAGTTGGAGCAGGAAGGTCTGATTCGGAGTGGTTTAGCTTTTAAGGGATACCTGAAATGGAAGAAACAGGGATCGAATTTTATGGCAGGTACATATTCCTTAAATCCAGGTGTGTCATACGATGAGATTATTACTAAGCTGAGTAACGGTGAAGTTGTGCCTGAATCCATGGTCAAGTTTACGATTCCTGAGGGATATACAGTATTACAAATGGCAGACAAACTATCTGCTGAAGGAATTGTAGATCGTGAGGAATTTATCAAGCTTGCGAATGATCCATCTGCTTTTGATATCGACATTATCAAGGACATTCCAGTGGATGAAGAACTGCGATATGTGCTGGAGGGGTACCTGTTCCCGGAGACGTATGAGCTCAAAGAGGGAAGTTCTACTCAAGAGGTCATGCAGCGAATGCTTGAGGAATTCCAGACCAAGGTTGATTCTATCCCTGATTTGGCGTCCAAACTCAAGGAGAGAAACCTGTCTTTGCATGAAGTATTAACGATCGCATCGCTTGTCGAGAGAGAAGTCGTGGTAGATCAGGAACGGGCGCTTGTTGCAGGTGTGGTCTATAATCGGATCAAGCAGAATATGAAACTGGAGATCGACGCGACAGTACAGTATTTATTGGATAAGCCGAAGGCAAGATTGCTTTTCAAGGATCTGAAGGTACAGAGCCCCTATAATACGTATCTGAACAAAGGGCTGCCACCAGGACCGATTGCTAGTCCAAGTCTGGCATCCATTGAGGCAGCGTTGGAACCGGAAGCTTCGGATTACCTGTTCTATGTGACCAAGAAGGACGGTACTTTTGGACATCTGTTTGCCAAAACGTATAAGGAACATCAGCAAAATATAGCCAAAAGTAAGGCTGCGCAATAA
- a CDS encoding peptidase U32 family protein, producing MSTKHELLVTAANVKEAEVLLRAGADALLIGDDRFGMRLPGSFSLDETAEVAAIAAKHQARVYVSMNNLMSNELLKELPEYVQALGKIGVHGVEFNDPSVLAAIKEFAPHIQLHWNAEMTSTNYATANYWGTKGASRVVLARELNMDELTEMVPFLKVEAQVQVHGMTNIYHSKRSLVQSYMSHQGRPVEGHLGKERGLFLIEAERRDEKFPIYEDVNGTHIMSSEDICILEDLHLLMEAGVHSFKIEGILKPLAYNEAVVRAYRIALDSYAADADAYVFCEEWLDEVRQLQDPERELSFGFFYKEQVY from the coding sequence ATGAGTACGAAACATGAACTGCTCGTTACGGCGGCAAATGTGAAAGAAGCAGAGGTGCTGCTCCGAGCAGGAGCAGATGCTTTGTTAATTGGGGATGATCGCTTCGGCATGCGTCTTCCCGGAAGCTTCAGTTTAGATGAAACAGCAGAGGTCGCTGCCATTGCAGCGAAACATCAGGCTCGTGTATACGTGTCCATGAACAATCTGATGTCCAACGAGCTGCTAAAGGAATTACCTGAATATGTTCAAGCATTGGGTAAAATCGGTGTGCATGGGGTGGAGTTCAACGACCCATCTGTGCTCGCCGCTATTAAGGAGTTTGCTCCCCATATCCAGCTGCACTGGAACGCTGAGATGACATCGACCAACTATGCAACAGCCAACTACTGGGGAACCAAAGGCGCGAGTCGAGTTGTGCTTGCTCGGGAGCTGAATATGGACGAGCTGACAGAGATGGTTCCATTTCTGAAGGTGGAAGCTCAGGTGCAGGTACATGGCATGACGAACATTTATCATTCCAAACGGAGTCTGGTGCAAAGTTATATGTCCCATCAGGGGCGCCCAGTAGAAGGGCATTTGGGTAAAGAGCGTGGTTTATTTCTGATTGAGGCCGAACGGCGGGATGAGAAATTCCCGATCTATGAAGATGTGAACGGAACTCACATCATGAGCTCGGAGGATATCTGTATTCTTGAGGATCTTCATCTGTTGATGGAGGCTGGTGTACACAGCTTCAAAATCGAAGGCATATTAAAACCGCTTGCGTATAACGAAGCTGTTGTACGTGCATACCGTATAGCTCTGGACAGTTATGCAGCTGATGCCGATGCTTATGTATTTTGTGAAGAATGGCTGGACGAGGTGCGTCAATTGCAGGACCCTGAGCGGGAATTGTCGTTTGGATTTTTCTATAAAGAACAGGTGTATTAA
- a CDS encoding DUF1292 domain-containing protein, which translates to MTEYSREDLKWTDSLRLAFGAHVELEEENGKSHPYDLLAEFEVKGQQYAVLRSSLRPYDEVELLRVLPGSEGQIMPELVTIDDDDEWENISELYDECTLPIDED; encoded by the coding sequence ATGACAGAATACAGCCGCGAAGACTTGAAATGGACAGATTCGCTGCGTCTGGCTTTTGGTGCTCACGTTGAGCTGGAAGAAGAGAACGGTAAATCGCATCCGTATGACCTGCTGGCTGAGTTTGAAGTGAAGGGCCAGCAGTATGCGGTGCTCCGCAGTTCATTACGTCCTTATGACGAAGTTGAACTTTTGCGGGTTTTACCGGGAAGTGAAGGCCAGATCATGCCGGAATTAGTTACGATTGACGATGATGATGAGTGGGAGAACATCTCAGAATTGTATGATGAGTGTACACTCCCCATTGACGAAGATTGA